From Patescibacteria group bacterium, a single genomic window includes:
- the tpiA gene encoding triosephosphate isomerase, with the protein MKHLYIVANWKANKTSSEAHAWLIQFLNQDLISYLHQNTQLKKTIIICPPFTLLSELAILIAQYDLPLSLGAQNVSHFSEGPHTGEESAVQLAEFAKYVIIGHSERREEFLETDELLRKKVDESKRHMLIPIYCVRSEKDSIPDGVTIVAYEPPNAIGSGKAELPSVANSVAAKIKKINKIPSVLYGGSVTPDNVHAFTSQSMIDGVLVGTASLDPIMFSQIVVNA; encoded by the coding sequence TTATACAGTTTTTAAACCAAGATTTAATTTCTTATCTTCATCAAAATACTCAACTTAAAAAAACTATTATTATCTGTCCTCCTTTTACTTTACTTTCAGAGCTGGCGATTCTCATCGCACAATATGATCTGCCATTATCGCTTGGTGCGCAGAATGTTTCTCATTTTTCCGAAGGTCCGCATACAGGAGAAGAATCAGCTGTTCAGCTTGCTGAATTTGCTAAGTATGTGATCATTGGCCATTCAGAACGCAGAGAGGAATTTTTAGAGACAGATGAGTTACTTCGGAAAAAAGTTGATGAATCGAAACGACATATGCTTATACCGATTTACTGTGTGCGAAGTGAAAAAGATTCTATTCCAGACGGAGTTACAATTGTAGCTTATGAGCCTCCAAATGCGATTGGTTCAGGTAAAGCTGAATTACCTTCTGTTGCCAATAGTGTTGCTGCGAAGATAAAGAAGATTAATAAAATTCCCTCAGTACTCTATGGCGGAAGCGTTACTCCTGATAATGTTCATGCATTTACATCTCAAAGTATGATTGATGGTGTTCTTGTGGGTACAGCAAGTTTAGATCCGATTATGTTTTCACAGATAGTTGTCAACGCGTAA
- a CDS encoding LytR family transcriptional regulator: protein MPQNKKQLQKRFFTVVFFLLLTIGAFIFYKVIFYAPVAYELIFKKDIELKQDAKKNINMLLLGIGGGQHDGPLLTDTIIFMSINPEENRVTMVTIPRDLWVPELQAKINTAYAYAEQKKPGGGLILTKRIVGKILNQDIDYGFRIDFNGFIRAIDMVGGIDIDVERTFDDYEYPISGKETDTCGYEGEEFEKRATAEAQLEAFPCRYEHLHFEKGYQHMDGETALKYVRSRHAKGPEGTDFARSKRQEKVINAFKEKIFSAETFLNPIKLVSLYDIFKDSIDTDIKQEEYADFVKLAEKMKDAKIESFVLDVGDDAQGRSGLLINPTPSAEYKFQWVIIPRLGNGNYREIQEYVLCLVEKQNCKISPTVNPQVSQKNSF from the coding sequence ATGCCCCAAAACAAAAAACAACTTCAAAAACGATTCTTCACTGTAGTATTTTTTTTGTTGCTAACTATTGGTGCTTTTATATTTTATAAAGTTATTTTCTATGCACCAGTTGCTTATGAGTTGATATTTAAAAAAGATATTGAACTTAAACAGGATGCAAAAAAGAATATTAATATGCTCCTACTTGGTATAGGAGGAGGACAGCATGATGGACCACTTTTAACAGATACAATTATTTTTATGAGTATCAATCCTGAAGAAAATAGAGTAACTATGGTGACTATTCCCAGGGATTTGTGGGTGCCAGAGTTACAGGCAAAGATAAATACCGCGTACGCTTATGCCGAGCAGAAAAAACCAGGTGGAGGTCTCATTTTAACAAAAAGAATCGTTGGAAAAATTTTGAATCAAGATATCGATTATGGTTTTCGCATTGATTTTAATGGATTTATTAGAGCGATAGATATGGTGGGTGGGATTGATATTGATGTGGAACGAACATTTGATGATTATGAATATCCCATAAGTGGAAAGGAGACAGATACTTGTGGATATGAAGGAGAAGAATTTGAAAAGAGAGCAACAGCAGAAGCTCAGCTTGAGGCGTTTCCTTGCCGCTACGAACATTTACATTTTGAGAAAGGATATCAGCATATGGATGGAGAAACTGCACTTAAGTACGTTCGTTCAAGACATGCCAAAGGACCAGAAGGGACAGATTTTGCTCGTTCAAAAAGACAGGAAAAAGTGATTAACGCTTTTAAAGAGAAAATCTTTTCTGCAGAAACATTTCTTAATCCTATAAAACTTGTTAGCTTATACGATATTTTCAAAGACAGTATAGATACAGATATCAAACAAGAAGAGTATGCTGATTTTGTAAAATTAGCAGAGAAAATGAAAGACGCTAAAATTGAGAGTTTCGTACTGGACGTTGGAGATGATGCACAAGGCAGATCAGGACTTTTAATAAATCCCACACCTAGTGCAGAGTATAAATTCCAATGGGTGATTATTCCACGTTTGGGTAATGGCAATTATCGTGAGATTCAAGAATATGTTTTATGCCTAGTTGAGAAGCAAAACTGTAAAATTTCTCCAACAGTGAATCCACAAGTTTCACAGAAAAATAGTTTTTAA
- a CDS encoding epimerase, giving the protein MKQKVLITGGTGFLGIHLARKFSHEGFDVVLFDLAPLEAKDLHSKVSVIKGDVRNKKSVLQAMKGCTHVVHAAAALPILRKKRKIFSINVDGTKVVLDAALTHSIKRFVYISSTAVYGVPQNLPEKEESPLNPIGYYGQSKVLAERLCQDYMRKGLSINILRPKTFLGPERLGVFTLWFEAIYSGRRVFLLGNGKNKYQLLAVSDVVDAVYKAATSSVENEIFNLGAKVFQTWRKDLQYLIRYDKSSSKITGLPIRPSQMILKILETLNLSPLSEWHYKTLPVPSYVSIEKAEKLLQWHPKKSNQDLLLESYLWYKKHRNNLLHKTGTTHRVGWNFKLINLLTKL; this is encoded by the coding sequence ATGAAACAAAAAGTTCTAATCACTGGAGGTACAGGTTTTCTAGGAATCCATTTGGCAAGAAAATTTTCTCATGAGGGCTTTGACGTGGTCCTTTTTGATCTTGCTCCTCTTGAGGCAAAAGATCTTCATTCAAAAGTCAGTGTAATCAAAGGAGATGTTAGGAACAAAAAAAGTGTATTGCAGGCTATGAAGGGTTGTACTCATGTAGTGCATGCAGCAGCGGCACTCCCGATTCTACGTAAAAAAAGAAAAATTTTCAGTATCAATGTTGATGGAACGAAGGTTGTCCTTGATGCTGCCCTTACACATTCGATAAAAAGATTTGTTTATATCTCCTCAACGGCAGTTTATGGAGTACCACAAAATCTTCCGGAAAAAGAAGAAAGTCCCCTTAATCCAATTGGATACTACGGACAATCAAAAGTTTTGGCAGAAAGACTCTGTCAAGATTACATGCGGAAAGGACTCTCAATTAATATTCTTCGTCCAAAGACATTTCTTGGGCCTGAACGTTTGGGTGTTTTTACTCTCTGGTTTGAAGCAATTTACTCTGGCCGTCGTGTTTTTTTACTTGGCAATGGTAAAAATAAATACCAACTACTGGCTGTATCAGATGTTGTTGATGCTGTATATAAAGCTGCAACCAGTAGCGTAGAAAATGAGATCTTTAACTTAGGAGCAAAAGTGTTTCAGACATGGAGAAAAGATCTTCAATACCTTATCCGTTATGATAAATCATCATCAAAGATAACAGGACTTCCTATTAGACCATCCCAGATGATACTTAAAATTCTTGAAACACTTAATCTTTCACCTCTCTCAGAATGGCACTATAAAACACTTCCTGTTCCATCTTATGTTTCTATAGAAAAAGCAGAAAAACTTTTGCAGTGGCATCCGAAAAAATCAAACCAAGACCTTTTGCTTGAAAGTTATTTATGGTACAAAAAACATAGGAACAATCTACTTCATAAAACCGGAACTACTCATAGAGTAGGGTGGAACTTTAAATTAATCAATTTATTAACTAAACTTTAA
- a CDS encoding oxidoreductase: MKIAIIGAGFTGLAAAFALIKKGHSITIFEKDRSPGGLAIGFQHPRWKWTLEQHYHHWFTNDDAVLQLAKELKHSVLIKRPKTSVFVDNAIYQFDSPLTVLTFPKISFLSRIRMATTLAFLRYNPYWQLLERIDAVTFLEKIMGHQAFATIWEPQLINKFGEYYTNISLAWFWARIRKRTATLAYPKGGFLRFAQALADNLKKQGAIIHYATPVLSLQLSAQGIHLTTALEKYTFDKILVTLPSPNLLNLLPDITASYKEKLSSLHGLGAINLVVRMKKPFLQDGTYWLSICDREAPLMAIIEHTNFVDKKYYNNEHLLYLGKYLPSTHPFFSYTGKRIFKIYLPYLQRINPQITDNIIAIEKFAAHFAQPIIPPNYSKLVPSIKTPLPNIYLANMQQVYPWDRGTNYAVAIGTKAARIMTQE, encoded by the coding sequence ATGAAGATAGCAATTATAGGAGCTGGATTTACAGGTCTTGCTGCTGCTTTTGCACTCATAAAAAAAGGACATAGTATTACTATCTTTGAAAAAGATAGAAGTCCTGGTGGATTAGCTATTGGATTTCAACATCCAAGATGGAAATGGACACTAGAACAACACTACCATCACTGGTTTACAAATGATGATGCAGTTTTACAACTTGCAAAAGAATTAAAACACTCTGTATTAATCAAACGACCAAAAACATCTGTATTCGTTGACAATGCGATCTACCAGTTTGATTCCCCACTAACAGTACTTACTTTCCCTAAGATCTCTTTTCTTTCACGAATACGCATGGCAACCACCCTTGCGTTTTTGCGTTACAACCCTTATTGGCAATTGCTAGAACGTATTGATGCAGTTACCTTCTTGGAAAAAATAATGGGCCATCAAGCATTTGCAACAATTTGGGAACCACAGTTAATAAACAAATTTGGAGAATACTATACCAACATTTCTCTTGCATGGTTCTGGGCAAGAATTAGGAAACGAACAGCAACACTTGCCTATCCTAAAGGAGGTTTTCTGCGTTTTGCCCAAGCATTAGCTGACAATTTAAAAAAACAAGGAGCAATTATTCACTATGCTACTCCTGTTTTATCACTTCAATTATCAGCTCAAGGCATTCACCTCACAACCGCTTTAGAAAAATATACCTTCGATAAAATTCTGGTGACACTACCTTCTCCAAATTTGCTCAATCTTTTACCAGATATAACAGCAAGTTATAAAGAAAAACTTAGTTCGCTGCATGGTCTTGGAGCAATCAATTTAGTTGTTAGAATGAAAAAACCTTTTCTTCAGGATGGGACATATTGGCTTAGTATTTGTGATAGAGAAGCTCCTCTTATGGCGATTATAGAACATACAAATTTTGTGGATAAAAAATACTATAATAACGAACATCTCTTATATCTTGGGAAATATCTCCCATCAACTCATCCATTTTTTTCATACACGGGCAAGCGAATATTTAAAATCTATCTTCCTTATTTACAACGCATTAATCCTCAAATCACAGATAATATCATTGCTATTGAAAAATTTGCTGCACATTTTGCTCAACCAATAATCCCTCCTAACTATTCCAAACTTGTTCCCTCTATCAAAACTCCTCTTCCCAATATCTACCTTGCCAATATGCAGCAAGTATATCCATGGGATCGGGGAACAAACTACGCAGTTGCCATAGGAACCAAAGCCGCACGCATTATGACTCAAGAGTGA
- the fusA gene encoding elongation factor G codes for MLYLIYKFENRNPNSFVFRISDFICYMADTSRIYPLDKIRNIGIIAHIDAGKTTTTERILFYTGRTYKIGDIDEGNTQMDWMEQERERGITIVSAATTTFWREHRINIIDTPGHVDFTAEVERSLRVLDGGITVLDAEEGVQSQSETVWRQADKYKVPRICFVNKMDKLGADFLGTVKSIEERLGANPAIMVLPIGVESSYVGNVDLLTRKAIRWGSDELGAKFEISDDIPSEMKDQVEDYRAKLIEKIAETDDTLLEKYLGGEELTVEELKKALRAAVISYKLVPVYAGTSLRNKGVQPLLDAVVDYLPSPLDLKEIKGTHPKTGEEQVRKLTLDESFSGLAFKIQNDPHVGKLTYFRVYSGKISAGSYVYNSTKDIKERVGRLLLMHANQREEIKEAYAGEIVAIVGLKDTGTGDTLCDENNPIVLEKISFPEPVISLAIEPQTKSDQEKLGYALKRLTEEDPTFSVKTNPETGQTIISGIGELQLEIMVDRMRREFNVVANVGAPQVAYKETFQTTATGEGKYIRQSGGRGQYGHCWLRIEPLPRGSGIEFVDEIKGGVIPAEFVKAVEKGVYETLENGVLLGYPVVDVRVACYDGSYHEVDSSEVAFKIAASQAIQAASKKSGIDLLEPIMKVEVTTPSEFMGDIIGDLSSKRGQILGTEERARATIINALVPLAELSGYATTLRSMSQGRASYYMEPSHYDVVPRNIVEQMLAKSTFTGRVES; via the coding sequence ATGTTATACTTAATTTATAAATTCGAAAATCGCAATCCGAATAGTTTCGTATTTCGCATTTCGGATTTTATTTGTTATATGGCTGACACTTCACGTATTTATCCATTGGATAAAATTCGTAATATAGGAATTATCGCGCATATTGATGCAGGTAAAACAACAACCACAGAGAGAATTTTGTTTTATACTGGTCGAACGTATAAGATTGGTGATATAGATGAGGGAAATACCCAGATGGACTGGATGGAGCAGGAGAGAGAACGAGGTATTACTATTGTGTCAGCTGCGACAACCACATTTTGGAGAGAGCATCGCATTAATATTATTGATACACCTGGTCATGTTGATTTTACTGCTGAAGTAGAACGATCACTGCGTGTTCTTGATGGCGGAATTACAGTTCTTGATGCTGAGGAAGGAGTACAATCTCAGTCAGAAACTGTATGGAGGCAGGCAGATAAATATAAAGTCCCTAGAATTTGCTTTGTGAACAAAATGGATAAATTAGGAGCAGATTTTCTTGGGACAGTAAAAAGTATTGAAGAAAGATTAGGAGCAAATCCTGCAATTATGGTGCTTCCTATTGGAGTAGAAAGTAGCTATGTAGGAAATGTTGATCTTTTAACTCGAAAGGCAATAAGGTGGGGATCAGATGAGCTTGGTGCAAAATTTGAGATTAGCGATGACATTCCCTCAGAGATGAAAGATCAAGTTGAGGACTACCGTGCCAAGTTAATTGAAAAGATTGCAGAAACTGATGATACGCTTCTTGAGAAATATCTTGGTGGAGAGGAGCTTACTGTTGAAGAATTAAAGAAAGCTCTTCGGGCAGCAGTTATCTCGTACAAGCTAGTTCCTGTCTATGCTGGAACATCTTTGCGTAATAAAGGTGTACAGCCGTTACTTGATGCTGTTGTTGATTATCTCCCTTCTCCATTGGATCTTAAAGAAATAAAAGGTACTCATCCAAAAACAGGCGAAGAACAGGTAAGAAAGCTTACACTTGATGAGTCATTTTCAGGATTGGCATTCAAAATTCAAAACGATCCTCATGTTGGAAAATTGACTTATTTTAGAGTTTATTCGGGTAAGATCTCTGCAGGTTCATATGTTTATAACAGCACAAAAGATATCAAAGAACGCGTAGGTCGTCTTCTTCTTATGCACGCAAATCAACGCGAAGAAATAAAAGAAGCTTATGCGGGAGAGATTGTAGCAATTGTTGGTCTTAAGGATACAGGAACAGGAGACACACTCTGCGATGAGAATAATCCAATAGTTCTTGAAAAGATTTCCTTCCCAGAGCCTGTGATATCTCTTGCTATAGAACCCCAAACAAAGTCAGATCAAGAAAAGCTAGGATATGCACTTAAGCGACTTACAGAGGAAGATCCAACGTTTTCAGTTAAAACAAATCCAGAAACAGGCCAAACAATAATCTCAGGAATTGGAGAGCTTCAACTGGAGATCATGGTAGATAGAATGAGAAGAGAATTCAATGTGGTCGCAAATGTTGGTGCTCCTCAAGTTGCTTATAAGGAGACATTTCAAACAACCGCTACAGGGGAGGGAAAGTATATTCGACAATCTGGAGGTAGAGGTCAGTATGGTCATTGCTGGCTTCGTATTGAACCTCTTCCCAGAGGATCAGGAATTGAGTTTGTTGATGAGATTAAAGGTGGAGTAATTCCAGCTGAGTTTGTAAAGGCTGTTGAAAAAGGTGTATATGAAACTCTGGAGAATGGTGTTCTTCTTGGTTATCCGGTAGTTGATGTAAGAGTCGCATGTTATGATGGTTCATACCATGAGGTTGATTCCTCAGAAGTCGCATTTAAGATTGCTGCTTCTCAGGCTATCCAAGCAGCATCCAAAAAATCTGGGATTGATCTTCTTGAGCCAATTATGAAAGTTGAGGTCACAACTCCCTCAGAGTTTATGGGAGATATTATTGGTGATCTCTCATCCAAGAGAGGACAGATTTTGGGTACTGAAGAGAGAGCTCGCGCAACAATCATTAATGCTCTTGTACCACTTGCTGAGCTTTCAGGATACGCAACAACGCTTAGATCTATGTCTCAAGGGCGAGCAAGCTACTATATGGAGCCATCTCACTATGATGTTGTACCTCGAAATATTGTTGAGCAAATGCTTGCCAAATCCACATTTACTGGTCGCGTTGAATCTTAA
- the ddlA gene encoding D-alanine--D-alanine ligase, producing MRKIRIGILFGGQSAEHEVSIQSAKNIFAAIDKTKYEVILIGISKKGKWFQFSQEEFNKLADQRYQSLDKITEFSLLNAKEKSSLITPSENNFYFSKKLDVVFPILHGPYGEDGTVQGLLKLLHIPFVGASVLGSAVGMDKDVTKRLLRDANLPVVRFKVVNVRERSDLRFRAIKEELGIPFFVKPANLGSSIGVTKVNKMSEFEKALDQAFCYDRKILIEEAINAREIECSVLGNDEKIASQPGEIIPTHEFYDYEAKYIDENGAKFEIPAKISTQQIKTIQELAIRACTVLCVEGMARVDFFLDKKTEKIYINEINTLPGFTNISMYPKLWEASGIPYVELIDRLIRLALERHSKEQSLKTNR from the coding sequence ATGAGAAAGATACGCATTGGGATCCTCTTTGGTGGTCAATCAGCAGAACATGAAGTATCTATTCAATCTGCAAAAAATATTTTTGCGGCAATAGACAAAACAAAATACGAAGTTATTTTAATTGGTATTAGCAAAAAAGGTAAATGGTTTCAGTTTTCACAAGAGGAATTTAATAAACTAGCAGATCAAAGGTATCAGTCTTTAGATAAGATAACAGAATTTAGTTTGTTAAATGCCAAGGAAAAATCTTCACTAATTACACCTTCAGAAAACAATTTTTATTTTTCTAAAAAACTGGATGTGGTCTTCCCTATCTTACATGGACCCTATGGAGAAGATGGTACTGTTCAGGGTCTGCTCAAGCTTTTACATATCCCTTTTGTTGGAGCGTCTGTCTTAGGATCTGCGGTGGGGATGGATAAAGACGTAACCAAAAGACTTTTAAGAGATGCCAATCTTCCGGTAGTTAGGTTTAAAGTCGTAAATGTTAGAGAAAGATCTGATTTGAGATTTAGAGCTATTAAGGAAGAGCTCGGGATTCCTTTCTTTGTTAAGCCAGCAAATCTGGGATCATCGATTGGAGTAACAAAAGTGAATAAGATGAGTGAGTTTGAAAAAGCTTTAGATCAAGCATTTTGCTATGATAGGAAGATTCTTATAGAAGAAGCAATTAATGCTCGGGAGATAGAATGCTCAGTTCTGGGTAATGATGAAAAAATAGCTTCCCAACCAGGAGAGATAATTCCAACACATGAATTTTATGATTATGAGGCAAAATATATTGATGAGAATGGTGCGAAATTTGAAATTCCAGCGAAAATCTCTACGCAACAAATAAAAACAATTCAAGAGTTAGCAATTAGAGCATGTACTGTTCTGTGCGTTGAGGGTATGGCAAGAGTTGATTTCTTTCTAGACAAGAAAACAGAAAAGATTTATATCAACGAAATTAATACTCTTCCAGGGTTTACCAACATCAGTATGTATCCAAAGCTCTGGGAGGCAAGTGGTATTCCCTATGTAGAGCTTATTGATCGACTTATACGCCTTGCACTAGAACGGCATAGTAAAGAACAGTCTCTTAAAACGAATCGTTAA
- a CDS encoding ATP citrate lyase: MARKRISEYKAKMLLFEALGLPYQGIQVRNSDLSFYTSLDNTKTYVVKVDQGVKKRFKQGLIHLDIHSEMLLDSIEDLRNKGYSQFLIEPYYKHKAEDERYLALERIREGIAVYVSKKGGIDIEEQQNFVQQFIIPQDTYQEVAKYIGIDAKLVEKIIKVMDKFYISFLEINPLVVKENKLLFLDLAVEVDSAGSFFVKDAWNERDFIDYAVEHTVEEAVVEELSTRSQASFKLVVLNPNGSIFMLLSGGGASIVLADEVYNQGFGKELANYGEYSGNPNAEETYIYTKQLLSLLLKSKARNKILIIAGGVANFTDIRITFRGIIQALTEVKHELQKQNIKVYVRRGGPYQEEGLAMMKSFLEKEKLLGDVSGPEMVLTDIVGEALRFLKSE, from the coding sequence ATGGCACGAAAAAGAATAAGTGAGTACAAAGCAAAAATGCTTCTTTTTGAAGCATTAGGTCTTCCCTATCAGGGAATACAGGTTAGAAATTCTGATCTATCTTTTTATACTTCTCTAGATAATACCAAGACCTACGTTGTGAAGGTTGATCAAGGAGTGAAAAAACGATTTAAGCAGGGACTTATTCATTTAGATATTCACTCTGAAATGCTTTTAGATTCAATAGAGGACTTGCGAAACAAAGGTTACTCTCAGTTTCTGATTGAACCATATTACAAGCACAAAGCAGAAGATGAGCGCTATCTTGCACTAGAGCGAATCAGAGAAGGAATAGCCGTTTATGTCTCAAAAAAGGGAGGAATAGATATTGAAGAACAACAAAACTTTGTTCAACAATTTATTATTCCTCAAGATACCTATCAGGAAGTAGCCAAATATATTGGAATAGATGCCAAATTGGTTGAAAAAATTATAAAAGTAATGGATAAGTTCTATATCTCCTTTCTTGAGATAAACCCACTAGTTGTTAAAGAGAACAAGCTTTTATTTTTAGATCTTGCAGTTGAAGTAGACAGTGCAGGATCGTTTTTTGTAAAAGATGCGTGGAATGAGAGAGATTTTATAGATTATGCTGTAGAGCATACAGTTGAGGAAGCGGTAGTTGAGGAATTATCCACTAGAAGTCAGGCTTCTTTTAAACTTGTCGTACTTAATCCCAATGGATCTATTTTCATGCTTCTTTCTGGAGGTGGAGCAAGCATTGTCCTTGCTGATGAAGTATATAATCAAGGATTTGGAAAAGAACTTGCAAATTATGGAGAGTACAGCGGCAATCCCAATGCAGAGGAAACCTATATCTATACCAAACAGCTTTTGAGCTTATTATTAAAGTCAAAAGCACGAAACAAAATTTTAATTATTGCCGGTGGAGTTGCTAATTTTACTGATATTCGAATTACATTTAGAGGTATTATTCAAGCGCTTACTGAGGTGAAGCATGAGCTTCAAAAACAAAATATTAAGGTGTATGTCAGGCGAGGCGGACCATATCAGGAGGAAGGACTTGCAATGATGAAAAGCTTTCTTGAAAAAGAAAAACTCCTTGGTGACGTATCTGGACCCGAGATGGTACTAACCGATATCGTAGGAGAAGCTTTGCGCTTTCTAAAATCAGAATAG
- a CDS encoding ATP citrate lyase: MFNLEKLKQIHPSIIVIGSHPAIIQSMLDFDYLSGKTDPSVKAILAGNRRFERYFFGKKELLIPVFPTLSDIPQSILESITYFFNTTSGRRVFESTQEALQLLPNLLGGVIFAENVPEIHALKLFNLKEKSKKFFIIGPSSVGLLIPSYLKLGAIGGVDYRQLIASEVFTSGNVAIFSASGGMTNEIIRIVTQQGKRLSFALAFGGDRFPILTPKDAFLAAEDDSQTEAILYFGEIGGTDEYDLAKLLQERKVTKQVICYIGGTVAELFKTPLQFGHAKAMAKKGEETARAKRDALRNAGASVAESFSEFVNMIKSLPSVSNKPRKNYTIYMNDLKDRRSALITTSISYDKEGNLLILGEDLLEFTKSHSFASIVACLFLGKKEISTDLEEFVDFTLRILVDHGPYVAGAVNTIITARSGRDLVSSLASGLLTIGPRFGGAINQAAANWLRGVRDNIAPYDFVEEFARSREYIAGIGHRKYRVDLPDPRVEEIMKFVKRVDDQRFTNYAKAVEEITVAKKGNLILNIDGAIAAVLLDILKEKEEMTYDSLQRLIDNEFFNALFVLSRSVGFIAHFLDQKRLDQGLFRLDEEDVAYVK, encoded by the coding sequence ATGTTTAACTTGGAAAAATTAAAACAAATACATCCCAGCATTATTGTTATTGGTAGTCATCCAGCAATTATTCAATCAATGTTGGATTTTGACTATCTTTCAGGCAAAACTGATCCTAGTGTAAAAGCTATTCTTGCTGGTAATCGGAGATTTGAAAGATATTTTTTTGGTAAAAAAGAACTACTTATTCCAGTTTTCCCTACTCTTTCTGATATCCCTCAGTCAATTTTGGAGAGTATAACTTATTTTTTTAACACAACTTCAGGAAGAAGAGTTTTTGAATCAACACAGGAGGCACTTCAACTCTTACCCAATCTTTTAGGAGGGGTAATTTTTGCAGAAAATGTACCCGAGATTCATGCTTTAAAACTGTTTAATCTCAAAGAGAAATCTAAAAAATTTTTTATTATTGGTCCCTCAAGTGTGGGATTGCTTATTCCTTCCTATCTTAAATTAGGTGCGATTGGAGGTGTTGATTATAGACAGCTTATTGCATCTGAGGTCTTCACATCAGGCAATGTTGCCATTTTCTCAGCATCAGGAGGAATGACAAATGAGATTATCCGGATTGTTACTCAACAAGGAAAGAGGTTAAGTTTTGCTCTTGCGTTTGGTGGTGATCGCTTCCCTATTTTAACACCCAAAGATGCATTCTTAGCGGCAGAGGATGATAGCCAAACAGAGGCTATACTCTATTTTGGTGAGATTGGTGGAACAGATGAATATGATCTTGCGAAGCTGCTACAGGAGAGAAAAGTAACAAAACAAGTAATTTGTTATATAGGAGGAACAGTGGCAGAACTTTTTAAGACTCCTCTCCAATTCGGCCATGCAAAGGCAATGGCAAAAAAGGGCGAAGAGACAGCAAGAGCGAAAAGAGATGCACTCAGAAATGCAGGTGCCAGTGTGGCAGAGTCATTTTCAGAGTTTGTCAATATGATAAAATCACTTCCATCTGTTTCCAATAAACCAAGGAAAAACTATACTATCTATATGAATGATTTAAAAGATCGACGCAGTGCATTAATTACAACAAGTATTTCTTACGATAAAGAAGGTAATCTATTAATTTTAGGTGAGGATCTTTTGGAATTCACTAAATCACACTCATTTGCTAGCATTGTCGCTTGTCTTTTCTTAGGTAAGAAGGAGATTTCAACTGATCTTGAAGAATTCGTAGACTTTACTTTGAGAATTCTTGTGGACCATGGTCCATATGTTGCAGGAGCAGTAAATACAATTATTACGGCTCGATCTGGGCGTGATCTTGTTTCCAGTCTTGCCTCAGGACTCTTAACTATTGGTCCACGTTTTGGAGGAGCTATTAATCAAGCAGCTGCCAATTGGTTAAGAGGAGTGAGAGATAATATTGCTCCATATGATTTTGTCGAAGAATTTGCAAGAAGTAGAGAATATATTGCAGGGATTGGACATAGAAAATATAGAGTTGATCTACCGGATCCACGTGTTGAGGAGATTATGAAATTTGTCAAAAGAGTTGATGATCAACGTTTTACAAATTATGCAAAAGCAGTTGAGGAGATTACAGTTGCAAAAAAGGGGAATTTAATTTTGAATATTGATGGAGCAATTGCTGCAGTATTATTGGATATCCTCAAGGAGAAAGAAGAGATGACGTATGACAGCCTACAAAGACTTATTGATAATGAATTTTTTAATGCACTTTTCGTTCTTTCAAGAAGTGTAGGATTTATTGCCCATTTTCTTGATCAGAAACGTTTAGATCAAGGACTTTTTCGACTGGATGAAGAAGATGTAGCGTACGTAAAATAA
- a CDS encoding isoprenylcysteine carboxyl methyltransferase, with product MSRNPKSLLLVFTQALMLIYLFLSGPVAPRNIIIGALELLGIILGLWALWTMRVSTFQITPDVAPGSVLVTNGPYSFIRHPMYTAVLIIALGLLLNEFTWLRFVASIILAIDLMIKTIYEEQLLLKHFKKEYADYQKKTKRFIPFIY from the coding sequence ATGTCACGTAATCCCAAATCACTTCTTCTTGTTTTTACTCAAGCACTCATGCTCATTTATCTTTTTCTCAGCGGACCAGTTGCACCTAGAAATATAATAATTGGGGCGCTTGAACTTTTAGGAATTATTCTTGGGCTTTGGGCTTTATGGACTATGCGAGTATCAACATTCCAAATAACTCCTGATGTTGCACCAGGAAGCGTTCTCGTCACTAATGGACCCTACTCATTTATTAGGCATCCCATGTATACAGCCGTTCTTATTATTGCTCTTGGGCTTCTTCTTAATGAATTCACTTGGCTTCGTTTTGTTGCCAGTATCATACTTGCGATTGATTTAATGATAAAAACTATCTACGAAGAACAACTGCTTCTTAAGCATTTTAAGAAGGAATACGCAGATTATCAGAAAAAAACAAAGAGATTTATTCCCTTTATCTATTAA